In the Brachyhypopomus gauderio isolate BG-103 chromosome 4, BGAUD_0.2, whole genome shotgun sequence genome, one interval contains:
- the LOC143512308 gene encoding uncharacterized protein LOC143512308 isoform X3 has product MATAEERALVKLGSELEKLGRQIERLLEKQAELTQEKTRLEAARDAAYSAVSTPSSRRLSATAILTRAPGWERQRGRGRQPASSPLPQPDFSSANPFEVLSSGSSTSPSPAPAPKKNKGGARVLDVARRLPSALKQRDDFGTVVLHVGAVDTFARRSEILKDHYRSLLDTARKKTSARLVVSGPLPTFRRGCELFSRLFCLHSWLRDTCGSVGVDYVDNWESFRERPSLYRRDGLHPSRLGSAVLSRNIEDVLRRA; this is encoded by the exons ATGGCTACCGCGGAGGAACGGGCTCTCGTCAAGCTCGGCTCGGAGCTGGAGAAGTTGGGTCGACAGATCGAGCGTCTTCTGGAGAAGCAAGCGGAGCtcacccaggagaagaccaggctcgaggccgcccgcgacgctgcctactcggccgtctccactccctcgtcACGGCGGCTCAGCGCGACTGCCATCTTGACCCGTGCTCCAGGCTGGGAGCGCCAGCGAGGACGCGGAAGGCAGCCGGCGTCGTCACCCCTACCTCAGCCGGACTTCTCCTCTGCGAACCCGTTCGAGGTGCTCAGCTCCGGGTCCTCCACCTCgccctcaccagcgccggcacCAAAGAAGAATAAAGGCG GCGCTCGTGTCCTGGACGTGGCCAGGCGGCTTCCCTCGGCGCTGAAGCAGCGAGATGACTTCGGCACCGTCGTCCTTCACGTGGGGGCTGTCGACACCTTCGCCCGGCGCAGCGAGATCCTGAAGGACCACTACCGCTCGCTTCTGGACACCGCACGGAAGAAGACGTCGGCCAGGCTTGTTGTCTCCGGTCCGCTTCCAACATTCCGGCGAGGGTGCGAGTTGTTTAGccgtcttttctgtctccacagctggctccgggacacctgtGGCAGCGTCGGCGTGGACTACgtcgacaactgggagagtttccgTGAGCGTCCGtcactctaccgccgagatggacttcaccccagtcgcctaggctcggcagtcctctcccggaacatcgaggacgtgctacgccgagcctga
- the LOC143512308 gene encoding uncharacterized protein LOC143512308 isoform X1, whose product MATAEERALVKLGSELEKLGRQIERLLEKQAELTQEKTRLEAARDAAYSAVSTPSSRRLSATAILTRAPGWERQRGRGRQPASSPLPQPDFSSANPFEVLSSGSSTSPSPAPAPKKNKGGILVIGDSITRHLKVDLPGAKRNPTVSCFPGARVLDVARRLPSALKQRDDFGTVVLHVGAVDTFARRSEILKDHYRSLLDTARKKTSARLVVSGPLPTFRRGCELFSRLFCLHSWLRDTCGSVGVDYVDNWESFRERPSLYRRDGLHPSRLGSAVLSRNIEDVLRRA is encoded by the coding sequence ATGGCTACCGCGGAGGAACGGGCTCTCGTCAAGCTCGGCTCGGAGCTGGAGAAGTTGGGTCGACAGATCGAGCGTCTTCTGGAGAAGCAAGCGGAGCtcacccaggagaagaccaggctcgaggccgcccgcgacgctgcctactcggccgtctccactccctcgtcACGGCGGCTCAGCGCGACTGCCATCTTGACCCGTGCTCCAGGCTGGGAGCGCCAGCGAGGACGCGGAAGGCAGCCGGCGTCGTCACCCCTACCTCAGCCGGACTTCTCCTCTGCGAACCCGTTCGAGGTGCTCAGCTCCGGGTCCTCCACCTCgccctcaccagcgccggcacCAAAGAAGAATAAAGGCGGTATCCTCGTTATCGGCGACTCGATTACACGACACTTGAAGGTCGATCTGCCAGGCGCAAAGAGAAACCCCACTGTGTCCTGTTTTCCAGGCGCTCGTGTCCTGGACGTGGCCAGGCGGCTTCCCTCGGCGCTGAAGCAGCGAGATGACTTCGGCACCGTCGTCCTTCACGTGGGGGCTGTCGACACCTTCGCCCGGCGCAGCGAGATCCTGAAGGACCACTACCGCTCGCTTCTGGACACCGCACGGAAGAAGACGTCGGCCAGGCTTGTTGTCTCCGGTCCGCTTCCAACATTCCGGCGAGGGTGCGAGTTGTTTAGccgtcttttctgtctccacagctggctccgggacacctgtGGCAGCGTCGGCGTGGACTACgtcgacaactgggagagtttccgTGAGCGTCCGtcactctaccgccgagatggacttcaccccagtcgcctaggctcggcagtcctctcccggaacatcgaggacgtgctacgccgagcctga
- the LOC143512308 gene encoding uncharacterized protein LOC143512308 isoform X2 has product MATAEERALVKLGSELEKLGRQIERLLEKQAELTQEKTRLEAARDAAYSAVSTPSSRRLSATAILTRAPGWERQRGRGRQPASSPLPQPDFSSANPFEVLSSGSSTSPSPAPAPKKNKGGILVIGDSITRHLKVDLPGAKRNPTVSCFPGARVLDVARRLPSALKQRDDFGTVVLHVGAVDTFARRSEILKDHYRSLLDTARKKTWLRDTCGSVGVDYVDNWESFRERPSLYRRDGLHPSRLGSAVLSRNIEDVLRRA; this is encoded by the exons ATGGCTACCGCGGAGGAACGGGCTCTCGTCAAGCTCGGCTCGGAGCTGGAGAAGTTGGGTCGACAGATCGAGCGTCTTCTGGAGAAGCAAGCGGAGCtcacccaggagaagaccaggctcgaggccgcccgcgacgctgcctactcggccgtctccactccctcgtcACGGCGGCTCAGCGCGACTGCCATCTTGACCCGTGCTCCAGGCTGGGAGCGCCAGCGAGGACGCGGAAGGCAGCCGGCGTCGTCACCCCTACCTCAGCCGGACTTCTCCTCTGCGAACCCGTTCGAGGTGCTCAGCTCCGGGTCCTCCACCTCgccctcaccagcgccggcacCAAAGAAGAATAAAGGCGGTATCCTCGTTATCGGCGACTCGATTACACGACACTTGAAGGTCGATCTGCCAGGCGCAAAGAGAAACCCCACTGTGTCCTGTTTTCCAGGCGCTCGTGTCCTGGACGTGGCCAGGCGGCTTCCCTCGGCGCTGAAGCAGCGAGATGACTTCGGCACCGTCGTCCTTCACGTGGGGGCTGTCGACACCTTCGCCCGGCGCAGCGAGATCCTGAAGGACCACTACCGCTCGCTTCTGGACACCGCACGGAAGAAGAC ctggctccgggacacctgtGGCAGCGTCGGCGTGGACTACgtcgacaactgggagagtttccgTGAGCGTCCGtcactctaccgccgagatggacttcaccccagtcgcctaggctcggcagtcctctcccggaacatcgaggacgtgctacgccgagcctga